The Kluyveromyces lactis strain NRRL Y-1140 chromosome B complete sequence genome contains a region encoding:
- a CDS encoding pyridoxal 5'-phosphate synthase (similar to uniprot|Q06608 Saccharomyces cerevisiae YPR172W Protein of unknown function transcriptionally activated by Yrm1p along with genes involved in multidrug resistance), giving the protein MSTTVDLPEHLVSLLKTSKYVHLATASKDCIPNVSLMNYTYVLPHKAFHEEGSNSHYVIFATSKSTQKYKNIIANPSVSLLIHDWVTAKKLSLRKTSVSNTPVPDSNDSEEQPSRLLNLLQELNQSELSQMSATLSGTATVIDPSSEESDYYEKQLLRVNPDANCYIKGDDNVIIKVKILDAKISDSENRTSYYT; this is encoded by the coding sequence CTTTGCTTAAAACATCCAAATATGTTCATTTAGCCACAGCTTCTAAAGACTGCATTCCTAATGtttcattgatgaactACACATATGTGCTTCCTCATAAAGCCTTTCATGAAGAAGGCTCCAATAGTCATTATGTTATCTTTGCCACATCAAAGTCTACTCAAAAGTATAAGAATATTATTGCTAACCCATCTGTATCTCTTTTGATCCATGACTGGGTCACAGCAAAAAAACTATCTCTGAGGAAAACAAGTGTATCCAATACTCCAGTGCCAGATTCTAATGATTCTGAAGAACAACCAAGTAGGTTGCTCAACCTTTTGCAAGAGTTGAATCAATCTGAACTATCACAAATGTCAGCCACGCTATCAGGTACAGCGACAGTTATTGATCCATCATCTGAAGAATCCGACTACTATGAAAAGCAACTACTAAGAGTGAATCCAGATGCTAATTGTTATATCAAAGGTGATGACAACGTGATCATCAAGGTTAAGATATTGGATGCAAAGATATCTGATAGCGAAAACAGAACAAGCTACTATACCTGA